A single window of Vigna unguiculata cultivar IT97K-499-35 chromosome 1, ASM411807v1, whole genome shotgun sequence DNA harbors:
- the LOC114176252 gene encoding nascent polypeptide-associated complex subunit beta-like: MDVERLKKMASSVRTGGKGTMRRKKKAVHKTTTTDDKRLQSTLKRIGVNAIPAIEEVNIFKDDVVIQFLNPKVQASIAANTWVVSGSPQTKKLQDILPNIIHQLGPDNLENLKKLAEQFQKQAPEAGAGATTAQEDDDDDAVPDLVPGETFEAVAEETKS; this comes from the exons ATGGATGTGGAAAGGTTGAAGAAGATGGCCAGTTCTGTTCGAACTGGTGGAAAGGGTACCATGAGAAG GAAGAAGAAGGCTGTCCACAAGACTACTACCACAGATGACAAGAGGCTTCAAAGCACCCTGAAGAGAATAGGGGTGAATGCTATCCCTGCAATTGAGGAAGTAAACATCTTTAAGGATGATGTAGTTATCCAGTTTTTAAACCCTAAAG TACAAGCATCTATTGCTGCCAATACTTGGGTTGTTAGTGGTTCTCCTCAGACAAAGA AGTTGCAGGATATTCTCCCTAACATCATCCACCAATTAG GGCCAGATAACTTGGAAAACCTGAAGAAACTAGCTGAACAATTTCAGAAGCAGGCACCTGAAGCAGGAGCTGGTGCAACCACAGCACAggaggatgatgatgatgacgctGTCCCGGATCTTGTTCCAGGAGAGACTTTTGAGGCAGTTGCTGAGGAGACTAAGTCTTAG
- the LOC114192671 gene encoding nucleolar protein 56-like, producing MALFLLYESASGYALFEAHGLDEIGQNTEAVRNSVSDLNRFGKVVKLSSFNPFTSALDALKQCNAVSEGILTDELRTVLETNLPKVKEGKKAKFSLGVSDPKIGSQISEVTKLPCQSNEFVSELLRGVRLHFDTFIGDLKAGDLEKAQLGLGHSYSRAKVKFNVNRVDNMVIQAIFLLDTLDKDINSFSMRVREWYSWHFPELVKIVNDNYLYAKVSKFIEDKAKLTEDKIPHLTEIVGDEDKAKEIVEAAKASMGQDLSPVDLINVQQFAQRVMDLAEYRKNLYDYLVAKMSDIAPNLASLIGEVVGARLISHAGSLTNLAKCPSSTLQILGAEKALFRALKTRGNTPKYGLIFHSSFIGRASAKNKGRMARYLANKCSIASRIDCFSERGTTVFGEKLREQVEERLDFYDKGVAPRKNIDVMQSAIETAENKDTEMETEAPTEVSGKKGKKKKQKAAADEGSDMIVDKPTEVTNGDAVEDHKSEKKKKKKEKRKLEQETARDNEAEDDGANGVVSEQDGTAKKKKNKKVNNVVETGEESKKKKKKSKRKPSEQ from the exons ATGGCACTGTTCCTTCTCTACGAATCCGCTTCAGGCTATGCACTGTTCGAGGCTCATGGCCTCGACGAAATTGGTCAGAACACCGAAGCAGTTCGGAACTCCGTTTCCGACCTCAACAGGTTTGGGAAAGTCGTGAAGCTTAGTTCCTTCAATCCTTTCACTTCCGCTCTTGATGCCCTCAAGCAGTGCAACGCCGTATCCGAAG GCATATTAACTGATGAACTGAGGACTGTTTTGGAGACTAACTTGCCTAAAGTAAAGGAAGGTAAAAAGGCCAAGTTCAGTTTAGGTGTGTCTGATCCTAAGATTGGTTCGCAAATATCTGAAGTCACAAAGCTTCCTTGCCAGAGTAATGAGTTTGTGAGCGAACTTCTTCGCGGTGTGCGATTGCATTTTGATACCTTTATTGGTGATCTCAAG GCTGGAGATTTGGAAAAGGCCCAACTTGGTCTGGGGCATAGTTACAGCAGAGCGAAGGTGAAATTCAATGTCAATAGAGTGGACAACATGGTTATTCAAGCTATCTTCCTTCTTGATACACTTGATAAGGATATCAATTCGTTCTCTATGAGAGTGAG AGAGTGGTATTCATGGCATTTTCCTGAGCTGGTGAAAATTGTAAATGATAATTACCTGTATgctaaagtttcaaaatttattgagGATAAGGCCAAGTTGACTGAAGACAAGATTCCTCACTTAACTGAAATAGTTGGAGATGAGGATAAAGCGAAGGAGATTGTGGAAGCTGCCAAGGCCTCCATGG gaCAGGATCTGTCTCCAGTTGACTTGATCAATGTCCAACAATTTGCACAGAgggtaatggatctggctgagTACAGGAAGAACCTGTATGACTACCTCGTTGCTAAAATGAGTGATATTGCACCAAATTTGGCCTCTTTAATTGGTGAAGTTGTTGGTGCTCGTTTGATTTCACATGCTGGTAGTCTCACAAATTTAGCCAAGTGCCCCTCATCAACTCTTCAAATTCTTGGTGCAGAGAAGGCTTTGTTCAG GGCATTAAAAACTAGAGGAAACACTCCCAAATATGGTTTGATATTCCATTCTTCTTTTATTGGTCGGGCATCTGCCAAGAATAAGGGCAGAATGGCTCGCTACCTTGCAAACAAGTGCTCAATTGCATCACGGATTGACTGCTTTTCTG AAAGGGGTACTACTGTTTTTGGGGAGAAACTCCGTGAGCAAGTTGAGGAACGACTTGACTTTTATGACAAGGGAGTCGCCCCTCGCAAGAACATAGATGTCATGCAGTCTGCTATTGAAACTGCTGAAAACAAAG ATACTGAGATGGAAACAGAAGCGCCCACTGAAGTTTCAGGCAAGAAAggcaagaagaagaagcaaaagGCTGCTGCTGACGAAGGTAGTGACATGATTGTAGATAAGCCTACAGAAGTTACAAATGGTGATGCTGTGGAGGAtcataaatcagagaagaaaaagaaaaagaaagaaaagaggaagTTGGAACAGGAGACCGCACGTGACAATGAGGCTGAAGATGATGGTGCCAATGGTGTCGTGAGTGAGCAGGATGGAACAgctaaaaagaagaagaataagaaggTCAATAATGTAGTGGAGACTGGTGAAGAGtctaagaagaagaaaaagaaatcaaaaagGAAACCGAGTGAACAATGA